The following nucleotide sequence is from Solanum dulcamara chromosome 7, daSolDulc1.2, whole genome shotgun sequence.
AGCCTAGAAACTTTTAGATTCAGTTtgcttaccttttttttcacaaaagaaatcaatttgCACTCTTTCAGATCATGCTCTATTCTTTGATCAGTTTCACTCatgattcttttttccttttcaataaTGGACGTCTTaagaatttcaaatttcaagtttGATGCATCAAGTTTATCAACCTGTTTCTTTAGAGAACAGTTTTCTTCATCAGTTACTTTTGCAATTTTTGAGTTCCATGCACTCAAACTTTTGATCTGCAAAAGCATTGAACAACTAATCTCTTTCACAAGTTAATTCttgaaattaaaggagaaaacttATCACTCCACTGCAATCCTATCTCATCCAAAGAGAACTCAATAGTTGGCTATGCCCCTTAAACATCAAACAGATGTTCACTCAACAGTTGGCTATGCCCCTTAAACATCAAACAGGATGTTCACCTGTGTTGAATCCTTgactaaatcaaaatttatgtcGGAAAGTCCCCCATTCCCTAACAAAGGCAACCTCATATTCACGTGTCGAACTTTGATTAAGGATAAATGAGTACTTACACTCCATCACAATCCTATTTGGTCAAAGAGAACTTGTTGATTGCTACTCCATGGAGCTATTTTGGACTCGTATTATGAAATTCTCGGCAGcttaaataaagactaaaaaaatTGGCAATTGCAATGCTTTATATGATTGTATTATTAGCTCCTGGATGTTTTGCAAAAACCCAAAAATATACAGAAAAAGGAAGCCCCAACAGCACAGTTCTCATGtataacacatgaaaaaagaCTCGAAAGTTCTGGTAATGAAAATTAAGGTAAAAATAAGGTACACCACATTTTCTTGAGCAAGAGTTTCAGCTCGTGGAGAGTTAAAAGTGTCGTTAAAACTAGTTAGTGCTGAGATTGTACTCTTCGATCTTCTCCCACGATTTGAGGCTTTTGTCATCGGTGTCTGTTTTGTACAATGCAAGGCGAGATATCTGGAAGCTCAAGTTGCCAATGCTCTCATCAAGGATACAAGCCTTTTCTTGagctttcttcttttcttcatcAGTCAAATCAGCATAAAGAATGCTCATATGAGGCATATACGCTGCATGATCATAAAAACTAAACATCAGTAATAGAAAACCTAGCTCATGATAGAAAGAATCTAGTAGAAAGTAAACCAGTAACTTGTTGACAGCACGAAGAGTAAATAGATTTACTTGTGATACAAATTGTCCAATTTGCTGCTTTCAGAATAGCATAGCATCTTGCTGTATCCTAGAGTTTATCCGCACCAACTATCCTGCCCCCCAACCCCGCAAACCCTCAAACCAAAAAAACTCTTCCAAGTTTCTTCTTCATTGCAAGAACCACATGAGCATAACAATAACGTAAAACCGGAAAAGTGAGCTTACTTCAAGACACGATTCATTCAGCATAGCTAGTTATGCACATTTCAAATTCCCGACTTCCAAAAGACCCTCATGTACCAACTGGCAACATGAGTATTTAGATCTAGCTTTCACATTGAGATTCCAAATGAGCTAGTTGCTATCATCCCATATGTTCTAGCTTTGGTGGACAAAGTTACTAGTATCAATTGCTGGTGGAAGGTGACAGGTATCCCGGAGAATTAGAGCGAAAACTAACCCGTACCCCACagttataaaaaaatcaaaaaatctaAATGAGCTAGTTGTTATCACGAATGTAAACGATGAGAAGTTCATCCAAGATCAATGTTGATTTGAAATTGGAATGAGTGGGGATACAAAGGAAGTCTGAGATTAATGATTGCTATAGTTTAGAAGATTTAAGGAGTGTGACAAAAAGGATATTCAGGCAAGTTCAATCCTTTGGGAAGTAAAGGGGATAAGGCATTACTCTGACTATCGTCTATTTTGTTTAATGAATATTTCGGGTAATTATCCTCACTTCTATAATGTAACAAGATGAATTATGATACAGAAACAGAGAGAAGTTGTAACCATGAAAAAGGTAAAAGCTTCACGCGACTAAATTATAAAATTACCAGAAAATACAAAGAAAGAATGTATATCTTACGACTTGAGCTGTTGTAACCAAAGCTGCTGCAGCAGCGTGCACTAGCCTCCACAACCTGATAGAAAGGAATTTCATATCACTAATTTATCCTCAGCAACTCAACTTAAGTGAtcatacttttaaaaaaatcatggtAAAGAATAAGTAAACTTCCATAATTCCTAAACACGGATTCTATTTTCCCTTTTCATCCAGTTGCAAGATCGATATTACATTTGACAGTTCTACCAGTTAAAAAGGGGAAAAAGATAGATCCTTTCAAACAAAATTGAACGGAACCAAAGAATACCAAATCAATATACTAAACCTCCAATACATACAACagcaacatacccaatgtagtCAGGTCTGAAGAGtcgtttttttcttttttaagtgGAACGTTCATTTATCATAATAAGTAGTCGATTAGGAGAATTGCTATCTCACTAGGAAGTGTCACATGAACTGGAACAGAAGGTACTAACTAATCTAGCTCAAACTAAGAAAAAGAAGTTTGCACATTAACAAATTAGCAACAAACTTATTAATTCTCAGTCATTTCAATATCAATCTTCCATATAAATACTAAAGAAAATCCCTTTGTAGCCAATCATTTATTAATCTATCTAATATCtaatatttatgaattatgggtGAACGACGAGAATTGAACCCGCGTCAAACAATGAGGAGAACAACACTAAACAAAAATTACTCTCTCTATCCCAATTCATGTGGTATATTCGAATTTCAAGACTCAAGCTTGTTAATTTTGACCGTGAATTCAGACATTGACTATTCAGACTGTTAACTTTGATGACTGACATTGAAGCGCACATCAAGCAACGCAAAATACTTAACACGTTTCGAGCCTCACTTCAAGGCTTAAGTGCATCTTTAACAACACTAGTAGGAAAGAGCGTACACAGACCTTATCCCCACACAAACAAAGTTCCTAAAAATACAATATACCCAATATAGTCCCATAAAGTAAGGTCTAAGGGTAGAGGTTAAATTATACACAGATCTTACCTTACGTAGGTAGAGAGAGTACCTTTTCAATAGACCCTATACTTAAGGAAAAACAACAAAGCAGTCCAAAAAAGAAACCAACACaagtacaagaaacaatataTAGTAACAGAACAGTTAACGAGGAATCAAACAGATAGTAACTTAAAATCGAAGGACAAGAAACTACACGAGCAATACTACTACCACTACAACTAATaatccaaacaaaaaaaaaattaaatttttattgttACCTCATTGGTGGGATGAAGCAAAAGATAAACACACTGATAAAAAAAAGTCCCAATATCAACTTTCTCCACATTAGCACTATACACTTTCTTCACACCTTCACATCCTTTTCTAAACTTGTCACGTGCCTCATCCTCCGTTAACCTTACCGCTCCGACGACTGTCACGTGAGGTTCAAATTGGGGCCCACCAAATTCCGATCTGAGACCACCCATCAATTTCTTAACCCGACCCGTAACATCTTCCGATGGAATCCCCCAGACTGAATAAACTTCAGTTTTGGTGGTCTCTGGTTCGTTGAGTTGTACGTTCTGCATTGGATCTGGTACTGTGAGGATTGAATAGAAGAGTAAAGAAATGGCTATGAGTCCAAGAAATGAAAGGaatttgatgaagaaaatgTTATTGAACATGAAGATGGAGATGATAAAGGGATTTGAAAAAacccattttaaaaaaagttttgatttttttaattattattttggggGAATTTTgtgttgagttgaatggtacTTGTTAGAGGTAATGGTTAACAAGTTGTGGAATATTACAGAGATGGTTTAGCTGGGTTTTTGAGAGTTTATTATTGTAAAGATGGTGGAAAATGGCATTATATTATACTcaagaagggggggggggggttgtatGATTTATTGTACGTGACAAATTAAATGGTTTGGTGCGTGCGTATTCATGGATCggaaatattttaagatatttttaaataaaggaaaacttaCCTGAATTTCATTAGtttagaaattaattatttagttaTAATCTAGTTTGTAATATTATGAATCTTATCAGATTTTGATGAATTCAGATACGTTAAAATACATGTATTTCAGAATATATGAGATTAAAACTAGGTGTAATCCAAGTGCATTCacatgtatctgagatacataACAAATTTCGCTCTCCTTCCTCGTCTCCCTCTTATCTCGCTCGCTATTCTCATATGTATTTGGTATCGCAGATACATATGAATTACACTAGATATATGTATCTGGAGtatatctagtgtgattcgcaTATATTTGGGATACATAACAAATCTCGCTCGTCTCGCTCCCTGTTTTAGTGTATTTGATAGCAAATATACATGTATTTAAGTGTATCTTCCTCAATATATGGTAGAAAACTCTTAATTAGTGGTAAAAtatgtaatattttaaaagtatagataataataatatatatggtaGTGAAGTATATCTCATTATGTAGtttcttctatttttaataGATCAAACAACACTAATTTTACTAGTTTAGGTTCTAATTACGTGTCGtcatatttgttttgaaaattatttttcgtACCACTTTTCATTCGtcagatatatatatttagcaCACTCTTGGATACATGTGGAtcaaattaggtgtaatttgttATAAATATATTGTATTCGAATGTGATTTACATGTATCTAAAATATATACACTCTTTTTGCTCGCCTATCTCATATCTCGCTCGCCTATCttcttatatatttaaatttcaaaatttaccCAATAtgaaaaatacatgtatctaacatcaaaatatatatatatatgcataaaaaaataattattcaagaTTTATAATTGTTCAAGATTTATAAGGAATCAAGGAATCTCATCATTGGGAAGAGATGTggaacatatatttttattcagCAATAGGAGGGTGTTTTATATTGATTATGCATATGAttgtgtatatattttcttGGCAGATACATAGATACTTTCAATTATTGATACGATATTTACCATAAAGTGAAACCATTTTTGATAAATGACGTTTACCCCTAGAGTGAGACCCAATATGCATTCCAAACGATCTCTGATCAAAGCTTTATCTTTGGCAGAACGACAAAAAAGTAgtaaattttacctaaatcCTATTCTTCCCAAttatacattatttttattcttttaaaaattatttgaaatttcttctttttaatgaAATTCAATACATCATTTAATCGATACATCACGTCAGAGAATAGAAAAGAgtagaaatttttgtaattttttcaaatgataaagaattttaaaaaatattataaaataagttgtatatttaagtaatttttcataaaaataacttatatatatatatactcatatCCCTTATAGTAAATGCCTTTGTTTGTACATTACCAGGAAAACATTAACATGGACGCAAACTATGTATTAAAGCTTCAAACACAAACTCATGGAAATGGTGGTATCTTCTTCATCTCAACATCATCAAAGTCGATCACACTACCTCTATCATACATACGACATTACACGAAGCGAGAGTGCATGATCAACACAATCGCAAAACCCTTGCCGTGCTCCACCCAATAATCCGCCCGCGGATTGAGCTGCGTGGGCTCGGGTAAATCAGCCCTCACCGTTTTCATGGCATCGGTCGATATGTTGTACTTGTCATCTCTCTTCTTGACTAGGCCTATTTTCACAATGCCCAAATCTACTGCTTGTGGAGACATCATTAGTGACGGAGGCCCAATTGGTAACTTGTCACCTTTGAAAATTGCAAAGTGAAGTTAGTTAGCATCACTTTTTATggcatcaataaataaatagatgaaAATTTCAACACAATAAAATATTGTTCAAACTCTCAAAACCCAAATAATCAcatataaattgagattgaGGGACTAATCTACTAGTAGCAAGTAAAAATTATTACTAGTTCTTCTATTCTAATTTATGTAACGCTGTTAGAGTTGTTTACGGGTCGAAATGTCTACTAGTAAAAATTATTACTAGTTCTTCTATTCCAATTTATGTAACGCTGTTAGAGTTGTTTACTGGTCGAAATGCAAATATTTCGACCGTGAATTGAAACGTAGCTTCATTCtgaaataaattttagtatTCAATGAAAACTATAAGTTCCCCTGTCCCAATTTACGTAGCATTATTCGGAATTTCGTAGCATTgttagggtcataagagatctctaacaccaagacgagtccaaagaatttctatcggctaagttttcgaatgagttcgtataagggtcaacttcaaacaaccatatcttctagaatataacgaattgggtggcctataacctatcaaattaaagttctttgagtcttctttccaacaccatcAAGATTGCagtttttggagttcggagtaaaaaatTATGCTCAGTCGAACAGAGAGGTGCGAGACAAGTCCGCGACGCAGACCTGTCGTGGACTTGCCcagtttttccaaattttggtTTTTTGTCCACCAGAAAGGTGCGCGACAAGTCTGCGTCGCGGACTtgtccagttttccagattttgtaggggcattttgagaaaattacctaatatctatatatacgaACTTAGAACATTTTGGGGTCAAATTTTGcagtctttcacctccaaagaaccctaattttcatcctcttctctctcaaatcatcatcaacaagattttccctcaaaactcaaggattcaagtttcccattgaagacctaacatcaagatttcttcaaaatctactctaaagtatgtaaggctaacctaaaatatggattgagttcttccatatgccccatagatgtgttggatgaaaattgtgaaaagtttgaaccttctatgaagattttcttgaaattttcctaaactctagaatattttttatactattaattgattgatgattttcatgacttgaattcttgaataatcatctttcatatttatttcacaaaccgtagttacatattgactacagtgaatttttgtatataaattcatatgtattgatggtgttttcgagttgagttttgttgagagtatggattcatgtattcattcacatgaacccaagatgagatttctttttgttataatttgtcttgagggtgagattgatagtttttatgtaaatattgctttcaaagggagatgatgtatttttgttaatgagtatgaataaaattgaatatagaGATAAATGgagattttggagcaagatgtttgatgatgatgtgaatgatgattttcTTTAACAtaggtagaatgattgatgaagaggtatgttgatgatgatgtttgagatgaaatggattggaatctaatgtgactacatgatatgtgatttgcataatttgatttgattggagtcatatgagtataaatgattgtttgagaaggagttttaaataaatgatttgtggacatttttgcataaactatttatacactattttgagtttaagaatgattattttcatctttgatttaaaaagagtttaagcatgagttgagtttgagaagtctcttaattatcatttttgaacatgagtattttgagtataaacgagttgagcattttcacattaaaatgtctattttgagtttgagttgaagagttaaaattatgttttaaatgcatctaatattttctgcattcattgagttgagatggtatcaaattcaaaaaaaaagagtttgatgattgggatgagttgattatgaatgaaggtccaatgagaccatattgattgagttttgaaaagagtccaatgagactaaatgagttgatttgaaactaagtcttAAGAGGCtaaatgtaacaccccagaatttttttcgcaaagattcgaacatttcttcacgtgagtgtagactcggaccggaggacttgtaatctTACACATGAGTTAAGATTAATTCCTAAGTGATTGAAGtttgttagatgtgtttaggggtcataagggatctctaacaccaagtcgagtctaaagaactccaatcgattaagtttttcggatgagttagtataagggtcaactttgaATGACCATGTCTCCAAAAATAGgatgaattgggtggcccatgacctatcaaattaaaggtctttgagtcttctttccaacgccgccaaggttgtaaattttggagttcggagtcaaaagttatgactatcctaagacggactagcaCTACCGGAATTTCAGGCCTGACTTGTAAGTGCAGGAAGCCTAGGCTTTGCGCCGCAGTGGCgtaacgcgccactatcgcgctaggaacaagcctcagtagtttggtccctggcgcggcgcgccactataaggCCTGCAGGGTTTTTGAGCCTATTTTCCCGAACCTagaaaacttaggcttggcgctgtaagggcgcgacgcgccactatcgcgccataaaacaacctcagtagtttggtctctggcgcgacGCTCTACTATTAGGTTTGTAGGGTTTAAGCTTATTTTGGCCTGGCGCTggaatggcgcgacgcgccactatagctccAGCAAGATATTTGCCCTGTTATCTagatttttgagaaagggcaaattggacttttgccctaattatatatactctagcctTAGACGATTTGGACCATTTTGCAGTCTTgtgcctctctctaaaaaccctaacctccattctcttctctctcaaatcatctccaacaagattttccctccaaaagctcaaggattcaagatcttcaagtcaagtcttggCTTCCGGTGAAAtggtcttcaaacaaggtatgtaaggctaacctaaaatatggattgagttcttccatatgcccattgatgtgttggataggagttgtgaaagatttgaaccttctagaaaggttttcttgaaatttttctaaaccctagaatatttttatatatactaGAAATTGATGGATGATTTCATGACTTGATTCTTAAATAGTcaactttcatattattgactacaaatgtatctttgtatatagatttataggtattgacaatattcttgagttgagttttgttgagagtatggattcatgtttcattcccatgaacccaagatgagatttctttgtcataattgtcttgaggttgagatggatgattttagtgtatatatgtattgattggaatgaaaagaatgaattggatagttaaaaatgtccttttgcttctataaattgaacatgagactaaaataaggattttggattAGATGTTTggcgattgatgtgatgatgatatttgacaatgatgtgatgataataattgataatgatgtgtatgatgatgttgataatgatgCGAAtggtgatgttttgatgatggtgtgagtgatgatgtgaatgatgatgttttgatgatggtctgaatgatgatgtaaattgtggctatttaatatatatagaatgattgatgaagaggctATATTGATGAGAATGTGgtgtgatgaaatggattggagtctaatctgattatgtgatatgtgatttacctaatttgatgtggctggagtcttatgaacattttgaaaacaaatgatcttttgagaaggagttttaaataaatgattttggaaacatttttgcataaactatttatacactattttgagtttaaagagtaattattttcatctatgatttaaaagagtttaagcatgagttgagtttgagaagtcttttaatcaTTTTGAACacaagtattttgagtataaatgagttgggcatttttactttaaaatgtctattttgagtttgagttaaggagttaaagttatgttttaaagacatctaatattttctgcattcatcgagttgagatggtatcaaatctttaaaataagattttgatgattgagatgagttgattggaaaaaaggtccaatgaggccagatttgactGATTTTTGAAAAgaatccaatgagactaaatgagtattttgagcattttactcacttgatagatatgagcatattgagtcttgggaggagtatcgagcaccgaattgtgtaagagtatagtccatactcgaaccaataaactatgtcgccaaacataggagggggattgaaccgttaaagtcggatgcttcccatgggattgaaccgttaaagtcggatgtttcccaaattattgtcctgacatgatatgaattgattggattggatccatgattggttgattcgtttatACCCTgtcaaggtatgaacggacgtggcaacaacatcggcttgttgtactatcactcgctcatatggtgatgattgtcggttagagaaactcctaattgaatggattgtgcttgatatgattgatttgattgtgattgtagatgattgagttgaattgtaaaacattgcataatttaatttgcatatttattgagttgagtcctttgagttgattgtcgAGTTGATTGTTTAGTtaattgtgtatgattggatcgaattagatgaattgtgattggattgaatagactGGCatgtgattagattggatttgattgttgagttgattgttgagttgattgtacaTGATCAGATTgggttagatgaattgtgattagattggattggatcagattatacatgattggaagggatcgaattgtaaatgatttgattgaactgtattgtacatgattggattggattgtatggtatatgattggtctttgtctaaaatgtatttttttctttagacttatgacactttgattgagccTCTCTTATcttttgatttgagatattgagaccgattttattctttcttgaggtatgtttcattctgtcatattacatactcgtacatttcttgtactgacatccatttggacctgcatcatttcatgatgcagagacaggtttaagagatcgtcaataggagcatcaatggggatctattcgcactcagcgcaTTAGTGAGTCTTCCcttacattcggaggacaccacttatgttattcttgcatcgagttagcccttttcattttgatttgagatagccatgaacatgtcattgacaccaattagatagtagtgatagaggcttcatagactagata
It contains:
- the LOC129896780 gene encoding cyclic phosphodiesterase-like, whose product is MFNNIFFIKFLSFLGLIAISLLFYSILTVPDPMQNVQLNEPETTKTEVYSVWGIPSEDVTGRVKKLMGGLRSEFGGPQFEPHVTVVGAVRLTEDEARDKFRKGCEGVKKVYSANVEKVDIGTFFYQCVYLLLHPTNEVVEASARCCSSFGYNSSSPYMPHMSILYADLTDEEKKKAQEKACILDESIGNLSFQISRLALYKTDTDDKSLKSWEKIEEYNLSTN